A region of Massilia sp. WG5 DNA encodes the following proteins:
- a CDS encoding cation-translocating P-type ATPase, translating into MSTPPGQAPGLAEEEAGRRLREEGPNELPASRPRSLLSLLRQVVFEPMFLLLVVCGGIYMMLGDRREALMLLAFVFVVMGITFVQERRTERSLDALRDLSSPRALVLRSGRARRIPGRELVRGDIVLLAEGDRVPADIRLCESSNLMVDESMLTGESAPVAKHAGAPEPAAATDSEVFSGTLVTQGTGRGEVVATGELSALGKIGKSLAALGSESTPIQAETRRIVKFVALAGMALAALLALAYGLLRGDWLRALLAGLTLAMAVIPEELPVVLTLFLGLGAWRLSRENVLARNIPAVELLGATTVLCVDKTGTLTTNHMVVRKLWCEDAEYSVADAGNALFPETFHGLLEYAVLASHRRAFDPMETAITEAGQALLADTEHLHRDWTLVDDYPLSRQMLAMSRVWQSPDMSERMIAAKGAPEAIADLCHLDAAHNGRIAEQVARMAAGGLRVIGVARAVFESHELPESQHDFDFRFLGLVGLEDPVRADVPAAIAECRAAGIRVVMITGDHPATAQSIARQAGLSANGGLMTGPELALLDDEALETRLEQTDIFCRVRPEHKLRLVRAFRARGEVVAMTGDGVNDAPALKAAHIGVAMGARGTDVAREAASLVLLKDDFSSLVTAVRYGRRIFANLRKAIVFVVAVHVPIVGLSILPVIFGWPLVLMPAHILFLQLIIDPSCSLVFEAEEQEQDAMRGKPRRPDDRLFDRAVLARGLLQGSGLLVLLCAVYAWSRHETLSDEIARAMSFTVLVLSNIGLIYVNRSWDASLWQARRRANRYFNWMALLAAGLLAIVLATPEIARLFSFALPPVGMLSVAIGSALLGTLWFDAVTSQMRRRAADPPAVHRRKR; encoded by the coding sequence ATGAGCACGCCCCCCGGCCAGGCCCCAGGGCTCGCTGAAGAGGAAGCCGGCCGGCGGCTGCGCGAAGAGGGCCCCAACGAGCTTCCGGCATCGAGGCCACGCAGTCTGCTGAGCCTGCTACGCCAGGTCGTGTTCGAGCCGATGTTCCTGCTGCTGGTGGTCTGCGGAGGCATCTACATGATGCTGGGCGACCGGCGGGAAGCCTTGATGCTGCTGGCCTTCGTGTTTGTCGTGATGGGCATTACCTTCGTCCAGGAGCGCCGCACCGAACGCTCGCTCGATGCCTTGCGCGACCTGTCCAGCCCGCGAGCGCTGGTGCTGCGCTCGGGCCGGGCGCGCAGAATCCCCGGACGCGAACTCGTGCGCGGCGACATTGTTCTCCTGGCCGAAGGCGACCGCGTGCCGGCCGATATCCGCTTGTGCGAATCGTCGAACCTGATGGTCGACGAATCGATGCTGACCGGGGAGTCGGCGCCGGTCGCCAAGCATGCGGGGGCGCCCGAGCCGGCCGCGGCCACGGACAGCGAGGTTTTCTCCGGGACATTGGTGACACAAGGCACCGGGCGCGGCGAGGTCGTCGCGACCGGCGAGCTCAGCGCCCTGGGAAAGATCGGCAAGTCGCTGGCGGCGCTGGGGAGCGAAAGCACGCCCATCCAGGCCGAAACCCGTCGTATCGTCAAGTTCGTGGCCCTGGCCGGCATGGCGCTGGCCGCCTTGCTGGCGCTCGCTTATGGCCTTCTGCGCGGAGACTGGCTGCGTGCCTTGCTGGCGGGGCTCACCCTGGCGATGGCGGTCATTCCCGAGGAGCTGCCGGTCGTCCTGACGCTGTTCCTGGGACTCGGCGCCTGGCGCCTTTCGAGGGAAAACGTGTTGGCGAGGAACATTCCGGCTGTCGAACTGCTCGGCGCGACGACGGTGCTCTGCGTCGACAAGACCGGCACCCTGACCACCAACCATATGGTCGTCCGCAAGCTGTGGTGCGAAGACGCGGAATACAGCGTGGCCGACGCAGGGAACGCTCTTTTTCCAGAGACCTTTCATGGCCTGCTGGAGTACGCCGTATTGGCCAGCCACCGCCGCGCCTTCGACCCGATGGAAACGGCCATCACGGAGGCCGGCCAGGCATTGCTGGCCGACACCGAGCATCTGCACCGCGACTGGACACTGGTGGACGACTATCCCCTGTCGCGCCAGATGCTGGCCATGTCGCGGGTATGGCAATCGCCCGACATGAGCGAACGCATGATTGCGGCCAAGGGCGCGCCGGAAGCGATCGCCGACCTGTGCCATCTCGACGCCGCGCACAACGGGCGGATCGCGGAACAGGTCGCGCGCATGGCCGCCGGCGGCCTGCGCGTCATCGGCGTGGCCAGGGCGGTGTTCGAATCGCACGAGCTGCCGGAAAGCCAGCACGATTTCGATTTCCGCTTCCTCGGCCTGGTGGGGCTGGAGGACCCGGTCCGCGCCGACGTGCCGGCCGCCATCGCCGAGTGCCGTGCGGCGGGTATCCGCGTCGTGATGATCACCGGCGACCACCCGGCCACCGCCCAGTCGATCGCGCGCCAGGCGGGACTGTCCGCGAACGGCGGGCTCATGACCGGCCCCGAACTGGCCTTGCTGGACGACGAAGCGCTCGAAACACGACTGGAGCAGACGGACATCTTCTGCCGGGTACGACCGGAGCACAAGCTTCGGCTGGTGCGCGCGTTCAGGGCCAGGGGCGAAGTGGTCGCCATGACCGGCGACGGCGTCAACGATGCGCCGGCCCTGAAAGCGGCCCACATCGGGGTTGCGATGGGCGCGCGCGGCACCGACGTCGCACGCGAGGCGGCCAGCCTGGTATTGCTGAAGGACGACTTTTCCTCGCTCGTCACGGCGGTGCGCTATGGCCGGCGCATCTTCGCCAACCTGCGCAAGGCGATCGTGTTCGTGGTCGCCGTCCATGTACCCATCGTCGGCCTGTCCATTCTTCCCGTCATTTTCGGCTGGCCGCTGGTGCTGATGCCGGCCCATATCCTGTTCTTGCAGTTGATCATCGACCCGAGCTGCTCGCTGGTGTTCGAAGCAGAGGAGCAGGAACAGGATGCCATGCGCGGCAAGCCGCGCCGTCCGGATGACCGGCTGTTCGATCGCGCGGTACTGGCCAGGGGGCTGCTGCAGGGAAGCGGGCTGCTGGTGCTGCTGTGCGCCGTGTATGCATGGAGCCGCCATGAAACCCTGTCCGACGAGATCGCCCGCGCCATGAGCTTCACGGTGCTGGTTCTCTCGAATATCGGGCTGATCTATGTGAACCGCAGCTGGGACGCCTCCCTTTGGCAAGCCAGGCGGCGCGCCAATCGCTACTTCAACTGGATGGCCCTGCTGGCGGCGGGATTGCTCGCCATCGTTCTCGCCACGCCGGAGATCGCGCGCCTGTTTTCCTTCGCCCTGCCGCCGGTCGGGATGCTGTCCGTCGCCATTGGCAGCGCACTGCTGGGGACGCTCTGGTTCGATGCCGTGACCTCGCAAATGCGCCGCCGCGCGGCCGACCCGCCAGCTGTTCATCGGCGCAAGCGCTGA
- a CDS encoding response regulator yields the protein MRCFDWAATPLGPVGEWPQSLRTLVELVLINPAPSALLWGETGTLIYNDGYATICGGKHPQVFGGSVRDAWPEAWDFNGKMLANCRAGHPQVFQNAHFVLERDGLMRDSWFDLYYAPVGGGGGAYEGVMATVVEITDRVLAEQANAARATELRKLNTELDTQRARLEIANRRLAGDMAFLNNLFQSSPSFFAVLIGPDHRFELTNAAYDELIQKSDVHGKPVREVLPEIAEQGFLDLLDRVYHSGEPFHGQNVEVMLAPAGSSVTERRILDFMYQPLKNADGLTYGILVEGIDVTARALAEERLRVAQEAGGVGTFEWYPLRKELVVSDAYRSLWGIAPGVPVTDELLLGLLDASYMSHSGVHRYGRVQNPLEYTEFPIRRADTGERRWLARRGQPVDTQRQAEPRYLGVAFDITDRKAAEQALRELNESLERTVSNEVAERLKAEGALRHAQKMEAVGQLASGIAHDFNNVLQVISSNLQLVERDFAGSARQLERVSQALAAVSRGSRLSLQLLAFGRKQSLQPAVTHLGRLLEDIRPLLQRALGDGIVMSIESDAELWSAFVDRNQFENAVLNIAINGRDAMKGKGRLRIAAGNRVAPDGGERVVLSLADNGCGMPPEVLAKVFDPFYTTKEAGKGTGLGMSMVYGFVKQSGGHIRIDSTVGAGTTIAIELPRMAGEHEIHGATVDSPVERGQETILLVEDDPSIRTVAVDMLAGLGYRMLTAADGEQALDILKSGAAIDLMFSDILMPGPVSAAELVRQAAGLAPDMAILLTSGHAVDSALLDDGMPSDLALLPKPYALAQLAHAIRASLGPRLAGRVQPPQAAPADGGDEGGALRFLVVEDDPESRALACEMIEALGCEAQGVASAEQALTVMAYTTVDVLFTDLHLPGMPGDELAAQACLLRPSVQVVFASGEGMVDLDAAACPAMLLPKPYDLLQLQQTIGMLERARHQAGAKTVPDTDLFSQIQ from the coding sequence ATGCGGTGCTTCGATTGGGCCGCGACCCCGCTCGGCCCGGTCGGGGAATGGCCGCAGTCCCTGCGTACCCTGGTCGAGCTGGTACTCATCAACCCGGCGCCGAGCGCACTGCTGTGGGGCGAGACGGGCACCCTCATCTATAACGACGGCTATGCGACGATCTGCGGCGGCAAGCACCCGCAGGTATTCGGCGGCTCCGTGCGCGACGCCTGGCCGGAAGCCTGGGACTTCAACGGCAAGATGCTGGCAAACTGCCGCGCCGGTCATCCGCAAGTCTTCCAGAATGCCCATTTCGTTCTCGAACGCGATGGTCTCATGCGTGATTCCTGGTTCGACCTCTATTATGCGCCCGTCGGCGGCGGCGGCGGGGCGTATGAAGGCGTGATGGCGACCGTCGTCGAGATCACCGACCGCGTCCTCGCCGAACAGGCCAACGCGGCGCGGGCCACCGAGTTGCGCAAGCTGAACACGGAACTCGACACGCAGCGGGCACGCCTGGAAATCGCCAACCGCCGGCTTGCCGGCGACATGGCCTTCCTGAACAATCTGTTCCAGAGTTCACCCAGCTTCTTTGCGGTGCTGATCGGGCCGGACCACCGTTTCGAACTGACCAACGCGGCTTACGACGAGCTGATCCAGAAGAGCGACGTGCATGGCAAGCCGGTGCGGGAGGTGCTGCCCGAGATTGCCGAACAGGGATTCCTCGACCTGCTCGACCGCGTGTACCATAGCGGCGAACCCTTCCACGGACAGAACGTCGAAGTGATGCTGGCCCCTGCCGGCTCGAGCGTCACCGAGCGCCGTATCCTCGACTTCATGTACCAGCCCCTGAAGAATGCCGACGGGCTCACCTATGGCATCCTGGTCGAAGGCATCGACGTCACCGCCCGCGCGCTCGCCGAGGAGCGCTTGCGTGTGGCGCAGGAAGCCGGCGGGGTCGGCACTTTCGAATGGTATCCGCTGCGCAAGGAGCTGGTCGTGTCGGACGCCTACCGGAGCCTGTGGGGCATCGCGCCCGGCGTGCCGGTGACCGATGAGCTGCTGCTGGGCCTGCTCGACGCTTCCTATATGTCGCACAGCGGCGTTCACCGCTATGGACGGGTCCAGAATCCGCTCGAATACACGGAATTTCCGATACGGCGCGCCGATACGGGCGAACGCCGCTGGCTCGCCCGCCGGGGCCAGCCTGTCGACACCCAGCGGCAGGCAGAGCCGCGCTATCTCGGCGTTGCGTTCGACATCACCGACCGCAAGGCGGCCGAGCAGGCCTTGCGCGAGCTGAATGAATCGCTCGAACGCACCGTCAGCAACGAGGTCGCCGAACGCCTCAAGGCCGAAGGCGCCTTGCGCCATGCGCAGAAGATGGAAGCGGTGGGACAACTGGCCAGCGGGATCGCCCACGATTTCAACAATGTCCTGCAAGTCATCTCGAGCAACCTCCAGCTTGTCGAGCGCGATTTCGCCGGCTCGGCGCGGCAGCTCGAGCGGGTGTCGCAGGCGCTGGCGGCGGTGTCGCGCGGCTCCCGCCTGTCGCTGCAGCTGCTGGCTTTCGGGCGCAAGCAGAGCCTGCAGCCTGCGGTGACGCACCTGGGCCGCCTGCTCGAGGACATCCGGCCGCTTCTCCAGCGTGCGCTGGGCGACGGGATTGTCATGTCCATCGAGTCCGACGCGGAACTGTGGAGCGCGTTTGTCGATCGTAACCAGTTCGAGAACGCCGTCCTGAATATCGCGATCAACGGACGCGACGCCATGAAAGGCAAGGGACGGCTGCGCATCGCCGCGGGCAACCGGGTCGCGCCCGACGGCGGCGAGCGGGTCGTGCTGTCCCTGGCGGACAATGGTTGCGGCATGCCGCCCGAGGTGCTGGCCAAGGTGTTCGATCCCTTCTACACGACCAAGGAAGCGGGCAAGGGCACTGGACTGGGGATGAGCATGGTCTACGGTTTCGTCAAGCAGAGCGGCGGGCATATCAGGATCGACAGTACGGTCGGCGCGGGCACCACGATCGCGATCGAATTGCCGCGCATGGCGGGCGAACACGAAATCCACGGCGCGACGGTCGACTCGCCGGTCGAGCGCGGGCAGGAGACGATCCTCCTTGTCGAGGACGATCCTTCGATCCGCACGGTGGCCGTCGACATGCTGGCCGGACTGGGCTACCGCATGCTGACCGCCGCCGACGGCGAACAGGCCCTGGATATCCTGAAGAGCGGGGCCGCGATCGATCTCATGTTCAGCGATATCCTGATGCCCGGCCCGGTGTCCGCGGCGGAACTGGTGCGCCAGGCCGCCGGCCTGGCCCCGGACATGGCGATCCTACTGACGTCCGGGCATGCCGTCGACAGCGCGCTGCTCGACGACGGCATGCCCAGCGATCTCGCTCTGCTGCCGAAGCCCTACGCGCTGGCCCAACTGGCGCATGCGATCCGCGCGAGCCTGGGGCCGCGCCTTGCGGGCCGCGTGCAGCCGCCGCAGGCGGCGCCGGCGGACGGCGGGGACGAAGGCGGGGCGCTGCGCTTTCTCGTCGTCGAAGACGACCCCGAGTCACGCGCCCTCGCGTGCGAGATGATCGAGGCGCTCGGCTGCGAGGCGCAGGGGGTGGCGTCGGCCGAACAGGCGCTGACCGTGATGGCGTACACCACGGTCGACGTGCTGTTCACCGATTTGCATCTGCCCGGCATGCCCGGCGATGAACTGGCCGCGCAGGCCTGCCTGCTCAGGCCGTCCGTGCAGGTGGTCTTCGCATCGGGCGAAGGGATGGTCGACCTCGATGCGGCGGCGTGTCCCGCCATGCTGCTGCCCAAGCCCTACGACCTGCTGCAGCTCCAGCAAACGATCGGCATGCTCGAGCGCGCGCGACACCAGGCCGGCGCGAAGACCGTGCCCGATACAGACTTGTTCTCACAAATTCAGTAA
- a CDS encoding TadE/TadG family type IV pilus assembly protein, which produces MPALSNRIHLRIDGELDMRTHEKMSNRMALRHEAGDMTSRDKRTRLATRQEGAFAVMFGPLLIVIIGFCGMAIDAGRLYNRKVDLHGMAREVALSAAHELNGTAAGVLAAKAMARQTAERLKYQYYGNGSDFVWSDDALSFSTSPSRSGTWIPASSLGPESTEAASGLYFTKVDTSGIDKEATTVKTFFIQILSSNLATVQLQDSAIAGRVSINVTPIGVCAMSAEKTAERKATAANGTVLSELVQYGFRRGVSYDLMQLNPNGTTPVRFAINPAAAPQTGGSAFSISMLKPFMCSGTMWVPRLTGGDIRVTPLPSTSPLASLYTPLNSRFNKYVNGSCEPSISPPDANSKEYAYDQTNGVKWMNPVKGTPAALTTRARNKLETVADLPDNHPALPSSPGDYGPLWAYARAVKAPSPVDSAEPSGGYTAFDASVWATLYKSGPTKQSNYPNLPSVPYQATTTTNGFYLPPTVASGTVPTRNRRVLNIPLLSCSPTAPAGSNAQATVLAIAKFFMMVPATEESLIAEFSGLIEEQSLTGEVRLYP; this is translated from the coding sequence TTGCCAGCGCTTTCCAATCGCATCCATTTACGGATTGATGGTGAACTCGACATGCGCACGCATGAAAAGATGAGCAACCGGATGGCGTTGAGGCATGAGGCCGGCGATATGACATCTCGCGACAAGCGCACCCGCCTTGCGACGCGTCAGGAAGGGGCATTCGCAGTAATGTTCGGCCCCTTGCTGATCGTGATCATCGGCTTCTGTGGCATGGCGATCGACGCGGGGCGTTTGTACAACCGGAAGGTCGACCTGCACGGGATGGCCAGAGAGGTGGCACTATCGGCAGCACACGAGCTCAATGGCACCGCGGCTGGCGTCCTTGCAGCCAAAGCGATGGCCAGACAAACTGCAGAACGTCTCAAGTATCAATATTATGGCAACGGTAGCGACTTTGTCTGGAGCGATGACGCGCTCAGCTTCAGTACCTCTCCTTCACGCTCCGGAACCTGGATACCGGCATCGTCATTGGGTCCGGAGTCCACCGAAGCGGCTTCAGGGCTCTATTTTACCAAAGTGGATACCAGCGGAATTGACAAAGAGGCAACAACCGTCAAAACCTTTTTCATTCAAATTCTTTCCAGCAACCTCGCAACTGTCCAGCTGCAGGATAGTGCAATTGCGGGAAGAGTTTCCATAAATGTCACCCCAATCGGGGTCTGTGCGATGTCCGCGGAAAAGACTGCAGAGCGCAAGGCGACCGCAGCCAATGGCACAGTACTTTCAGAACTGGTGCAGTACGGCTTTCGTCGCGGCGTGAGCTACGACCTCATGCAACTCAATCCCAACGGCACGACGCCTGTCCGCTTCGCGATCAACCCGGCTGCTGCACCGCAGACGGGCGGTTCGGCGTTCAGCATCTCGATGCTCAAACCATTCATGTGCAGCGGAACCATGTGGGTGCCACGGCTGACCGGAGGCGACATCCGTGTCACTCCACTGCCGTCCACATCCCCACTTGCATCCCTTTACACCCCCCTGAACTCGCGCTTCAACAAATATGTCAACGGCTCATGCGAGCCAAGCATCTCGCCACCCGACGCCAACTCCAAGGAGTATGCATACGACCAGACGAATGGCGTAAAGTGGATGAATCCTGTCAAAGGCACGCCCGCTGCGCTGACAACCCGGGCCCGCAACAAGCTTGAGACGGTCGCCGACCTCCCGGACAATCATCCGGCGCTGCCGTCATCGCCGGGCGACTATGGGCCGCTCTGGGCTTACGCCAGAGCCGTCAAGGCCCCTTCCCCGGTCGACAGTGCCGAGCCAAGCGGCGGCTATACAGCTTTCGATGCCAGTGTCTGGGCCACTCTCTACAAATCCGGCCCCACCAAACAGAGCAATTATCCGAACCTTCCGAGCGTCCCTTACCAGGCTACCACCACCACCAACGGATTCTATCTGCCCCCAACCGTGGCTTCCGGTACTGTGCCGACACGTAATCGGCGGGTATTGAACATACCTCTTCTTTCCTGCTCGCCCACAGCACCCGCTGGCAGCAATGCGCAGGCAACCGTCCTGGCAATCGCAAAGTTCTTCATGATGGTTCCTGCGACGGAAGAAAGCTTGATTGCAGAATTCAGCGGACTGATCGAAGAACAATCATTGACTGGTGAAGTGAGGCTCTATCCATGA
- a CDS encoding TadE/TadG family type IV pilus assembly protein, whose amino-acid sequence MAQRKRSCPSISQNGTAAVEFAILALLFFTLVFGIIEVSRLLFVYNTLQEVTRRAVAAAVHVYPNDTAAIAKLKQRAVFRDSPGELILAAPITDKYIRLSYLRHDLSVIPESDWPASAAENKEVCMKNPNADNCIRFVQAQVCTPEMTDACISPRSQMLVPLINMSPTLHKATTIATVESLGYEQGTLPPCPCSN is encoded by the coding sequence ATGGCGCAGCGTAAACGGTCCTGCCCATCCATTTCGCAGAACGGCACTGCCGCTGTCGAATTCGCGATACTGGCCTTACTTTTTTTCACCCTTGTATTCGGGATAATCGAAGTCTCACGATTGCTGTTCGTCTACAACACGTTGCAGGAAGTCACCCGCCGTGCCGTCGCTGCTGCCGTTCACGTGTATCCCAATGACACTGCCGCCATTGCAAAACTGAAGCAGCGCGCCGTTTTCCGCGACTCTCCTGGCGAGCTCATCCTGGCAGCTCCCATCACGGATAAATACATCCGGCTCAGTTATCTGCGACATGATCTGTCGGTCATCCCGGAGTCGGATTGGCCGGCAAGCGCAGCGGAGAACAAGGAGGTTTGCATGAAGAACCCTAACGCCGACAACTGCATTCGCTTCGTTCAGGCCCAGGTCTGCACGCCCGAAATGACGGATGCTTGCATTTCGCCAAGATCACAGATGCTCGTTCCACTTATTAACATGTCCCCCACCCTGCACAAAGCGACCACCATCGCTACGGTCGAATCTCTCGGTTATGAACAAGGCACGCTTCCACCATGCCCTTGTTCTAATTGA
- a CDS encoding LecA/PA-IL family lectin: MNPIYRFRRAAMACTLLAATAAGASGAAEPGNKAESQCRTVQANAAWQGSGVSVGPGQFICVGAEGLWSHGGQGIQAMTPFYGPEGFGKDEPNTVPEVVSRTGALIGRIGANAPFLIERQLCFIPAASGELSLSMNDQPGAFDNNRGSMHVQILKWADYRWAPRRIRLEPQACNAR; this comes from the coding sequence ATGAACCCCATCTACCGATTCAGGCGTGCAGCGATGGCGTGCACCCTGCTGGCGGCCACGGCTGCCGGCGCGAGCGGCGCGGCGGAGCCCGGAAACAAGGCCGAGAGCCAATGCCGCACGGTCCAGGCGAATGCGGCGTGGCAGGGCAGCGGCGTGAGCGTCGGGCCGGGCCAGTTCATTTGCGTGGGGGCGGAAGGACTCTGGTCCCACGGTGGCCAGGGCATCCAGGCGATGACGCCCTTCTATGGGCCGGAAGGATTCGGCAAGGACGAGCCCAACACGGTTCCGGAAGTGGTCTCCCGGACCGGCGCACTGATCGGCAGGATCGGCGCGAACGCCCCCTTTCTCATCGAAAGGCAGCTCTGCTTCATTCCAGCGGCGTCCGGAGAACTGAGCCTGTCGATGAACGACCAGCCCGGCGCCTTCGACAATAATCGCGGCAGCATGCATGTCCAGATCCTCAAGTGGGCGGACTACCGATGGGCGCCCAGGCGGATCCGGCTGGAGCCGCAGGCCTGCAATGCGAGGTAG
- a CDS encoding methionine adenosyltransferase: MKLIVSYSAEPVGSHRTELCEHKGEGHPDSLCDSVAEAVSQALCAAYLRAYGEIRHHNVDKALLIGGRSRPRFGGGEVEAPMRIVIAGCADPLPAPAEVSELAKTAARAYLRSALRHGPDRFDIEAAIRVGAPQLRRTVVHAGIPLANDTSFGAGHAPCSRLEQAVLDFSSLLRGGEFRRAFPAAGDDLKVMGRRIDGEIGMTVALAFVDREVRSVDDYFALKAAMESWLTARLAEPCSVRINTLDARDAGDESGIYLTVTGTSAEHADDGQVGRGNRVNGLITPSRTMSLEAAAGKNPVSHVGKLYNVLALEMARALRVNIPELCEVSVQLLSAIGEPVDRPLLVGLGCCLEEGVALPFDERRLLPVVQARLAELPVLSMRLARGELRVF; this comes from the coding sequence ATGAAGCTTATCGTTTCCTACAGCGCCGAACCGGTCGGCTCGCATCGGACCGAACTATGCGAACACAAGGGCGAGGGTCATCCCGACAGCCTGTGCGACAGCGTTGCCGAAGCCGTCAGCCAGGCCCTGTGCGCCGCCTACCTGCGGGCCTATGGCGAGATCCGGCACCACAACGTGGACAAGGCCCTGCTGATCGGCGGCCGCAGCCGCCCCCGCTTCGGCGGCGGCGAGGTGGAGGCGCCGATGCGTATCGTGATCGCGGGCTGCGCGGACCCGCTGCCCGCGCCGGCCGAGGTGTCCGAGCTCGCCAAGACCGCCGCCCGGGCATATCTCCGAAGCGCATTGCGGCATGGGCCGGACCGTTTCGACATCGAGGCGGCGATCCGGGTGGGCGCCCCGCAGCTGCGCAGGACGGTGGTCCACGCCGGCATTCCCCTCGCAAACGACACGTCCTTCGGCGCGGGCCATGCGCCTTGCTCCAGGCTGGAACAGGCGGTGCTGGACTTCTCCTCGCTGCTGCGCGGCGGCGAATTTCGCCGGGCCTTCCCGGCGGCAGGCGATGATCTCAAGGTGATGGGCAGGCGCATCGATGGGGAGATCGGCATGACGGTCGCGCTGGCCTTCGTCGACCGCGAGGTCAGAAGCGTGGACGATTACTTTGCGCTGAAAGCCGCGATGGAGAGCTGGCTGACGGCGCGGCTCGCGGAGCCGTGCTCCGTCCGCATCAATACGCTCGACGCCAGGGACGCGGGCGACGAGAGCGGGATCTACCTGACGGTTACCGGCACCAGCGCCGAGCACGCCGACGACGGACAGGTCGGGCGCGGGAACCGGGTCAACGGGCTGATCACGCCGTCGCGGACGATGTCGCTCGAAGCCGCCGCCGGCAAGAATCCGGTCAGCCATGTCGGCAAGCTCTACAACGTACTGGCACTCGAGATGGCGCGCGCGCTGAGGGTGAACATACCCGAACTGTGCGAAGTGAGCGTGCAATTGTTGTCGGCGATTGGCGAGCCGGTGGACCGGCCCTTGCTTGTCGGGCTCGGCTGCTGCCTGGAGGAGGGCGTAGCCTTACCGTTCGACGAACGGCGCCTGCTGCCGGTCGTGCAAGCCCGGCTCGCCGAACTTCCCGTTCTCTCGATGCGTCTTGCCCGGGGCGAGCTGCGCGTCTTCTGA
- a CDS encoding TadE/TadG family type IV pilus assembly protein: MKRKLARLNYRWRTRERGAVALEAALLLPILILFLTFPIFYARCLWHYTAAQKAVQDAVRYLASVPKSEMLSPALADIAVNRAIEIATREIAELSPGGEIIPPQAYCNGGARCGYTIPIGSLPKTVTVEMGFFMTDPIFNIETWGQISINASVTLNYAGN; the protein is encoded by the coding sequence ATGAAAAGGAAGCTTGCTCGATTGAACTATCGATGGCGAACCCGTGAACGCGGCGCCGTAGCCCTTGAAGCAGCTCTGCTACTGCCAATCCTGATCCTCTTTCTCACGTTTCCCATCTTCTATGCACGCTGTCTATGGCATTACACGGCAGCACAGAAAGCAGTACAGGACGCCGTACGCTATCTCGCATCGGTTCCCAAATCGGAGATGTTGTCGCCTGCGCTCGCTGATATCGCCGTGAATCGCGCCATTGAAATCGCAACGCGAGAGATCGCCGAACTTTCACCGGGCGGGGAAATCATTCCTCCACAAGCGTATTGCAATGGCGGCGCGCGCTGCGGTTATACCATTCCGATCGGATCGTTGCCGAAAACCGTGACTGTAGAGATGGGATTCTTCATGACCGATCCGATTTTCAACATCGAGACCTGGGGGCAGATATCAATCAACGCCTCGGTAACACTGAACTATGCCGGCAATTGA